The DNA window GCACGCCACCCAGCGTGCGCATCACCTCTTCGTCGGCACAGAACGCCAGATAGGGTGCGTAGTCCTGCCGCTGCGGCGGGCGCAGGATCAGGCGTTCGGTTTCGATGCGCAGGTCGAAGATGCTCATGGGGTCATGGTAGATCCACGCCACGCGTGGATGAACCCCATCCCTGCAAAAAAAAACAGGCCGGCAAAAGCCGGCCTGTTCGATGCTGCGTCGTAGCCTGGGATTACTGGCGGTTGGCCGTCGAATCCGCGGCGGCGGCGGTCTGGGTGACCAGCTGCCCATCCACCACCGGCAGGCGATCGCTGGCCGGCTTGTTGTCCAGGCGCACGGTCTTCTCTGCACCGTCGTAGCGGTAGGTCACGTTGTAGCCCTTGACCACGTCGCTGGTGCCCATGGCAATGCGGTTGCCCGGCTTGCTGCCCATGCGCATGGTGCCGGTGGTGCCGTCTTCATTGCGGTAGGTCACGTTGTAGCCGGTGACACGGCTCGACTCGGAGGTCGCCGTTTCGGTGTGGCACTGGCGCTCGGTGCGGTTGACCACGCGGCCACCCACGTGGCGCTTGTCGACCTGGTTGCCGATGAAGCCACCGGCCACGGCACCGGCGGCAGTTGCAGCCTTCTTGCCGTTGCCGCCGCCCACCTGGTTGCCCAGCAGGCCGCCGACCACGGCACCGACCACGGTGCCACCGACGTTGCCATCACGCTCGGGCAGGCGCTCCTGCACCACCACGTCCTGACAGACCTCATGCGGGGTCTGGGTAGTGGACGTCTCGCGCACCGGATCGGTGCCGATCACAGTGGCATAGGCCTTCTGCTTCTCGGTGATCGGATCGACCTTCAGCACATCGGCGTATTCCAGACCCCGCGGCGCAGTGGCGTCCACTGCGTCGCCACGCGCGCCATCGTCGGTGGCATTGCCATCGACCAGACGAGATTCACTCGGGTTTCCGGCGCTCAGCTGCTCAGGCGACTTGTCGCCACTCTTCATGAAGGCGGCGGTTGCGATACCACCGACCAGCAGCGCGCCCGCTGCGACCAGGACAGTTGTAGTTGTGCTTTTCATGACCTGCTCCTTGCGGACCGTCCGCAACGTTCTCAGGCCAGATTGCAGCATGCGGTGCCTGAACGGAATCTCCACATTTCCTGCTCACCGCCGTAACCCATTCAGCATCGGGAAATGCTGGGCCCGTGGTAGCGTTTGCACATTCCCCCAGGAGGACCCCGTCATGGCCAACCCGATGCTGCTGCCGGTCCTGCAATGGGCGCGCCGGCTGCGCTACCCCACCCTGTTCAAGCTGACCGCCGGCCTGTTCGCGCTGACCCTGTTCATCCCCGACCCGATTCCGTTCGTCGACGAACTGATGCTGGGCCTGGGCACGCTGCTGCTGGCCAACTGGAAGAGCCGCAGCGCGACCACGCCACCGCCGCTGGAGCAGCGTTGAACCTGCTGGTCGACAGCCACTGCCATCTGGACGCCAACGAATTCGACGGTGACCGCGAGGCGGTCATCGACCGCGCACGCGCTGCCGGCGTGCAGTGGCAGGTGGTGCCGGCTGTCACTGCGGTCAGCTGGCCAAAGCTGCGCGCGGTCTGCCAGCAGGCGACGGGCCTCTACCCCGCCTATGGCCTGCACCCGATGTTCCTGGACCAGCACCGGCCTGAACACCTGCCGCAGCTGCGTGAATGGATCGAGCAGGAGCGACCCTGCGCGATCGGCGAATGCGGACTGGATTTCTTCGTCGAGGGCCTGGATGCCGAGGCCCAGCAGGACTATTTCCTCGGCCAGCTGAAGCTGGCGCGCGAGTTCGATCTGCCGGTGATCGTGCATGCCCGCCGTGCAGTGGATGCGGTGATCGCCGCGATCCGCCGCATCGGTGGCCTGCGCGGGGTGGTCCACAGCTTTTCCGGCAGCCCGGAACAGGCCGCGCAGTTGCACAAACTGGGATTCCTGCTCGGCCTGGGCGGACCACTGACCTACGAGCGCGCGCAGCGCCTGCAACGGCTTGTCCGCGAGATGCCACTGCAGCAGTTGCTGCTGGAGACCGATGCGCCGGACCAGCCCGACGCGGGTATCCGTGGCCAGCGCAACGAGCCGGCGCGGCTGGCGGTCATCGCCCGCCACGTCGCCGCGCTGCGCGGAATGGACATTGAAGACGTGGCGCGGGCCACCACGGACAACGCGCGGCGGCTGTTCAGCCTGCCCGCACCGTAACGATCGTGCCGGCCGCTGGCCGGCAACCCCGGAACGCTTGAATCAGCGCAGATGCCGGCCAGCGGCCGGCACTACCCGATCACACCCCGGCCTCTGCCTCAACCGCTTCGGCTTTCACCTTCTTCGGCTCCAGCAGCATCTCCAGCGCCTTGCCCACCGCCGCGAACGCGAACGCGCCGGTGATGTGGGTGGCCGCACCCAGACCAGCGCCGCAATCCAGCTTCAGGGCGGCATCCGCGCCCAGGTTCGGCCGCAGGCCACAGACGCTGCCATCGGCCTGCGGATACTTCACGTTCTCCAGCGAATACACCGCCGGCACGCCGAAATAGCGCTTGGCATTCTTCGGGAAGTTGAATTCGCTGCGCAGCTTCTTGCGGATCAGCGCCAGCATCGCGTCATGCTCGGTGCGCGAGACATCGCGGATGCGCACCAGGGTGGGATCGGTGCGGCCGCCGGCCGCGCCGACGGTCAGCAACGGCAGCTTGCGGCGGCGGCACCAGGCGATGGTTTCCACCTTCACCCGGAAGCTGTCACAGGCGTCGATCACCAGGTCGAAACCGCGGTCCAGCAGTTCGGCCATGTTGGCCGGGGTCAGGAACGCCTGCACGGCGTCGACCTCGATCTGCGGATTGATTGCCCGGCAGCGCTCGGCCATGGCCTCGGCCTTGTTGCGCCCGTAGTTGCCCTCCAGCGCCGGCAGTTGGCGGTTGGTATTGGATACGCAGATGTCATCGGCATCGATCAGGGCCAGATGGCCGACCGCCGAGCGCGCCAGCGCCTCCACCACCCACGAGCCCACGCCGCCCATGCCGACCACGGCGACACGGCTGCCCTGCAGGCGCTCGAGCGCGCCGACGCCATACAGCCGTTCGATGCCGGCGAAGCGTTGTTTGACCTGTTCGTTCATCGGGCTATTTTAGCGTGCAGATCCCCTGACTACTGCACGCCGACACCGAACCCAACGTTGCACGCCCGGAGCGCCCGCCATGAGTGCCAGCCCACCCCGCCGCCCGTCCACCGCCTACCGCTATCTGTTCGTACTCGGTCTGGGCCTGATGATCGGCCTGATTGCCACGGTGATGGTCGGCCGTGCCCTGCAGGCGCGCCGCGATCCGTTTCCGGACAGCCTGATGCAGGTGATGCAGCGGCAGGCGGATCTGCTGCTGCAGGCGCAGCAGCAGAACCGCTGCAGCCTGGGCGACAGCGTCCCGCGCCTGCAGGTGCTGCGACTGCTGTCCAACGACCTGGACCTGGCCTTCCCCGGGTTGAAGGACAGCCGGCAGTTCCAGCAGCACGCCAGCAAGTACCGCGCCGACCTCAATGCGGCTTTGGCCAGCCCTCCCACCGACTGCACTGCGTTGGCGCAGCAGGTGCAGGCCCTGAAGGACGATTGCCGGGCCTGTCATCAGGATTTCCGCTGATTCATCTTCGAGTGGGCGAAGGCCGATGTGGTTGGCGCCTTGTTCACGTTGAAAAGAGGAGGATTCGCTCACCCTGCTGCATGACGCAGTACCACCCAACGCACCCGCCTTCACGGCCAGGAGACGCCCCATGAAGATCCAGCTCATCGCCGCCAGTGTCATCGCAACCGTCGGCCTGGCCGGCTGTGCCACCTCGCCGGGCTATGGCGGTGGTGGTTACAACAACAACGGCTACAACAACGGCGGCTACGGCAACAACTCCGGTTACAACCAGGGCCGTTGCGCCGACTGCGGCATCGTCACCCGCATCAATGCCGTGCAGTCTGGCCGTACCGCGCCTTCCGCCACCGGCGCGATCCTCGGCGGCATCGTCGGCGCGGTCGCCGGCCATGAGATCTCCGACCACACCGGCGGCAGCCGCGGCAACAAGAACATCGCCGCCGCCGCCGGCGCCGTGGGTGGTGCACTGGCGGGCAACCAGATCCAGAAGAACGTGACCAGCGATACCTATGACATCAGCGTGCGCATGGATGACGGCCGCACCATCGTGGTCAACCAGCGCGACCTCGGCGGCATCCGCGAAAACACCTATGTCCGCGTGGTCAACGGCAAGGTCATCCTGCGCTGAACCGAAGCGGGCCCCGGCCGAACAGAACCGGAGCAATAAAAAAAGGCCCGCTTGCGCGGGCCTTTTTCATGCCGGCGAGCGGCAGGTATTACGCCGGCTGGACCTTGTCGGCCTGCAGACCCTTCTGGCCCTGCACGACTTCAAAGCTCACAGCCTGGCCTTCCTTGAGGCTCTTGAAGCCCTGGGTCTCGATGGCACGGAAGTGCACGAACACGTCCTCGCCATTCTGCCGGCTGATGAAGCCGAAGCCCTTGGCATCATTGAACCACTTCACGGTACCGTTCTCACGATCAGCCATCTCACTAACTCCCTTTGACTCTCTACTTGTTGTTGGATACGCCTGTTGGGCGGCTGACAAGCAAGGGGGAAGCGAGGTGCATCGATGCAGCGGATCGGAACGATCTTGCTTCATCAGGCCACGATCCACGGTGACCTTGCCAAGCTCAGCGACTGCAACTTAACCCGACCAAAACGAAAAAGCAACTGGCAAAAACCTTTCACTGTCAACCCCAAAAACACAACCATACTGGACAGCATGGACCTCTCATTCATCTTGTATCTGCTAGCGGTCATTTTTGTCCTGATCGGCATCGCAGGCATCGTCCTGCCGGCCCTGCCGGGCATCCCGCTGGTCTTCGTCGGATTGGTACTTGCTGCGTGGGCAGATGGCTTCGTCCATGTCGGCTGGCCGACCCTGCTGATCCTCGGCGTACTGACCGCGCTGTCGCTGCTGGTCGACGTGCTGGCGACCGTGGTTGGCGCCAAGCGCGTGGGCGCCAGCCGCAAAGCACTGTGGGGCACCTTCATCGGCAGCATCGTGGGCCTGTTCTTCATGCCGATCGGCTTGTTCGCCGGGCCCTTGCTCGGCGCCCTGCTGGGCGAGTACTGGCATACCCGCGAGCTCGGCCGCTCGACCAAGGTCGGGCTGGCCACGTGGTTCGGCATCCTGCTGGGCCTGGCGCTGAAGCTGGCGCTGGTGATCGCGATGCTGGGCCTGTTCGCCTTCGCCTGGTTCCTGTGAGGCAGGCGGCCTTCACGCAGCGCGCACGCACACGCCGGGCATAAACCCGTGGGGCTGGCCGTTACCGGATGCAGCCGCCACACTGTCCCTCTTTCCGCATTCATTCCGAAGGGCCTGCTGCAATGACCCTCTCTCCGTTGTTCCCCCGCCTTGCACCGCTGGCGTTGGCCCTGGCCAGCGCGCCACTGGCAGCGCAGGAATTCGCGCCCAGTGCCGAGGCGTCGCCGGCCGCCTGCGCAGCCATCACTACCGATGCGGCACGTCTGGCCTGCTACGACCGCCAGTTCGGGCGCACGCCGCAGGCCACCGCCGAAGCTGATGCGGCCGCCGAAGCCGCAGCACAGGCACGCCGCGAGCAGCGCGACACCACGCGGGTAAGCCAGGGTGAAGAAAAACTGCGCGAACGTGTCAGCGATCTGTTCCGTTCCGAAGCTCCAGACAGCGCCCTTGCCAATGCCGGCCGTGGTTCGCTGCTGGACAGCCGCTGGGAACTGGCCGAGGACTCCAAGTTGGGCCCGTTCCAGCTGCGTGCGTACAAGCCCGTGTACCTGCTGCCGGCCTTCTGGACCAGCGATCGCAACACCATGCCGCACTCGCCGAACCCGGCCAACAGCGTGACCACCCCGCAGGTGCTGGACAGTGCCGAGCTGAAATTCCAGATCAGCTTCAAGACCAAGATCGCCGAGAACCTGTTCGGCGACAACGGCGACATCTGGGCCGGCTACACCCAGAGTTCGCGCTGGCAGGCCTACAACGGCGAGGACTCGCGCCCGTTCCGCGAGACCAACTACGAGCCGGAAGTGATGATGGTGTTCCGCAACGGCTACTCGATCGGTGGCTGGCGTGGGCGGATGACCGGCATCAGCCTCAACCACCAGTCCAACGGCCGTGCCGATCCGCTGTCGCGCAGCTGGAACCGGGTGATCCTGAATGTCGGCCTGGACCGCGAGAACTGGGCACTGGTGCTGCGTCCCTGGTACCGCATTCCCGAGACCCGCAGCGACGACAACAACCCGGACATCGAGGACTACATGGGCCGCGGCGACGCGACCCTGACCTGGAACCACAAGGGTCACGAGGTCTCGTTGATGGCGCGTCACTCGTTGCGTACCGGTGACCGCTCGCACGGCGCCCTGCAGCTGGACTACGGCTTCCCGATCAGCAACCTGCTGCGCGGCCATGTGCAGATCTTCGACGGCTATGGCGAAAGCCTGATCGACTACAACCACAAGGCGACCTATGTCGGCGTGGGCGTGTCGCTGCTGGAATGGTTCTGATGGAGGTGACCATCTGGCATAACCCCGCGTGCAGCAACTCGCGCGGGGCGCTCAAACTGATCCGCGACGCGGGTGTCGAACCGGTGGTGATCGAGTATCTGGGCAACCCACCCGACGTGGCCACGCTGCGCCAGGTGCTGGCCGAATCCGGCCTGACAGCGACCGAACTGGTGCGCAGCAAGGAACCCGAGTTCGCCGCACTGGGCCTGCAGGGAAGCGACGACGACGCCCTGCTGGCCGCGATGGCCACCCACCCACGGCTGATCAACCGCCCGGTAGTACGCACCGCCAAGGGCACCCGCCTGTGCCGGCCCCCGGAAACGGTGCTGGAGATCCTGTAACCCGCCCCGCTTTGGTAGAGCCGAGCCATGCTCGGCTGCGATCCGCGTGCTAAATGCAGTCGAGCATGGCTCGGCTCTACAGAACGATTTACCGCCAGTCGGTGATGCCTTCGCGGCGATAGACCTCGGCGAACGCCGGGCGCGCCTTCAGGCGGTCCGCATACGCCTTCAACACCGGCCAGTGGTCGCTGGGCGTGGGCATGTTGCGCGACCAGCGCATCAACATCACCAGCATGAAATCGACAACGCTCGGCGCATCGCCAAGCAGGTAGGGGCCGCCGCTCTGCAGGTGCGTGGCAACGTGCTGCCACGCCGCTTCCAGCTGCTGCCGCGCCATCGCACGCACGCCGTCGATGCACTCGCCACCCGCCGCTTCATGCGCGTAGAACCAGGCGCGGTACGCCGGCTGCACGGTGTTGGCACACCAGAACATCCAACGATAGGCCTCGCCGCGTGCCGGCGTGCCGACGGCAGGCAACAACCCCGCCTGCGGATGACGGTCTGCCAGATACAGCGCGATCGCGGCCGCCTCGGTCAGCACCTGGCCGTCGATCAGCAGGGTCGGCACCTTGCCGGCCGGATTCAGGGCCAGGTAGTCGGCCGACTTGTGCTCGCGCGTGTCGAAATCGAGCAGCACCAGTTCGTGCTCGATACCCAGCTCGATCAGCAGCCAGTGCACCACCAGCGAGGCGGTGCTGGTGGAACCATACAAGGTGGTGCGCATATGACCGGTCCTGTGCGGGGAACGGCTGATTATGCGCGCTGTCACCGGCGTGGTCAGCCGCAGCTGCTCATGCAGGTATCACGACGCTCGCCGCAGCCCATCATCGGCGCCCGCAGCGTGCAGTCGTGCGCTTTCAATTCGCAGGAACGTCGCAGTTCCGGATGCTCGATGTCCTTGCAGCGCTTGTCCGGCGTTGGTGCCACCTGCTGCTCGCAACTGGACTGGCGGCTGCCGATCCCCTGGTCCTCGGCCATGCAGCTGCGAT is part of the Stenotrophomonas lactitubi genome and encodes:
- a CDS encoding DUF456 domain-containing protein, whose translation is MDLSFILYLLAVIFVLIGIAGIVLPALPGIPLVFVGLVLAAWADGFVHVGWPTLLILGVLTALSLLVDVLATVVGAKRVGASRKALWGTFIGSIVGLFFMPIGLFAGPLLGALLGEYWHTRELGRSTKVGLATWFGILLGLALKLALVIAMLGLFAFAWFL
- a CDS encoding TatD family hydrolase; translation: MNLLVDSHCHLDANEFDGDREAVIDRARAAGVQWQVVPAVTAVSWPKLRAVCQQATGLYPAYGLHPMFLDQHRPEHLPQLREWIEQERPCAIGECGLDFFVEGLDAEAQQDYFLGQLKLAREFDLPVIVHARRAVDAVIAAIRRIGGLRGVVHSFSGSPEQAAQLHKLGFLLGLGGPLTYERAQRLQRLVREMPLQQLLLETDAPDQPDAGIRGQRNEPARLAVIARHVAALRGMDIEDVARATTDNARRLFSLPAP
- a CDS encoding DUF6116 family protein, with amino-acid sequence MANPMLLPVLQWARRLRYPTLFKLTAGLFALTLFIPDPIPFVDELMLGLGTLLLANWKSRSATTPPPLEQR
- a CDS encoding glycine zipper 2TM domain-containing protein; translated protein: MKIQLIAASVIATVGLAGCATSPGYGGGGYNNNGYNNGGYGNNSGYNQGRCADCGIVTRINAVQSGRTAPSATGAILGGIVGAVAGHEISDHTGGSRGNKNIAAAAGAVGGALAGNQIQKNVTSDTYDISVRMDDGRTIVVNQRDLGGIRENTYVRVVNGKVILR
- a CDS encoding tRNA threonylcarbamoyladenosine dehydratase, whose amino-acid sequence is MNEQVKQRFAGIERLYGVGALERLQGSRVAVVGMGGVGSWVVEALARSAVGHLALIDADDICVSNTNRQLPALEGNYGRNKAEAMAERCRAINPQIEVDAVQAFLTPANMAELLDRGFDLVIDACDSFRVKVETIAWCRRRKLPLLTVGAAGGRTDPTLVRIRDVSRTEHDAMLALIRKKLRSEFNFPKNAKRYFGVPAVYSLENVKYPQADGSVCGLRPNLGADAALKLDCGAGLGAATHITGAFAFAAVGKALEMLLEPKKVKAEAVEAEAGV
- a CDS encoding cold-shock protein: MADRENGTVKWFNDAKGFGFISRQNGEDVFVHFRAIETQGFKSLKEGQAVSFEVVQGQKGLQADKVQPA
- a CDS encoding glycine zipper 2TM domain-containing protein, with translation MKSTTTTVLVAAGALLVGGIATAAFMKSGDKSPEQLSAGNPSESRLVDGNATDDGARGDAVDATAPRGLEYADVLKVDPITEKQKAYATVIGTDPVRETSTTQTPHEVCQDVVVQERLPERDGNVGGTVVGAVVGGLLGNQVGGGNGKKAATAAGAVAGGFIGNQVDKRHVGGRVVNRTERQCHTETATSESSRVTGYNVTYRNEDGTTGTMRMGSKPGNRIAMGTSDVVKGYNVTYRYDGAEKTVRLDNKPASDRLPVVDGQLVTQTAAAADSTANRQ
- a CDS encoding phospholipase A, with translation MTLSPLFPRLAPLALALASAPLAAQEFAPSAEASPAACAAITTDAARLACYDRQFGRTPQATAEADAAAEAAAQARREQRDTTRVSQGEEKLRERVSDLFRSEAPDSALANAGRGSLLDSRWELAEDSKLGPFQLRAYKPVYLLPAFWTSDRNTMPHSPNPANSVTTPQVLDSAELKFQISFKTKIAENLFGDNGDIWAGYTQSSRWQAYNGEDSRPFRETNYEPEVMMVFRNGYSIGGWRGRMTGISLNHQSNGRADPLSRSWNRVILNVGLDRENWALVLRPWYRIPETRSDDNNPDIEDYMGRGDATLTWNHKGHEVSLMARHSLRTGDRSHGALQLDYGFPISNLLRGHVQIFDGYGESLIDYNHKATYVGVGVSLLEWF
- a CDS encoding glutathione S-transferase family protein, with protein sequence MRTTLYGSTSTASLVVHWLLIELGIEHELVLLDFDTREHKSADYLALNPAGKVPTLLIDGQVLTEAAAIALYLADRHPQAGLLPAVGTPARGEAYRWMFWCANTVQPAYRAWFYAHEAAGGECIDGVRAMARQQLEAAWQHVATHLQSGGPYLLGDAPSVVDFMLVMLMRWSRNMPTPSDHWPVLKAYADRLKARPAFAEVYRREGITDWR
- the arsC gene encoding arsenate reductase (glutaredoxin) (This arsenate reductase requires both glutathione and glutaredoxin to convert arsenate to arsenite, after which the efflux transporter formed by ArsA and ArsB can extrude the arsenite from the cell, providing resistance.) — its product is MEVTIWHNPACSNSRGALKLIRDAGVEPVVIEYLGNPPDVATLRQVLAESGLTATELVRSKEPEFAALGLQGSDDDALLAAMATHPRLINRPVVRTAKGTRLCRPPETVLEIL
- a CDS encoding cytochrome c, whose translation is MSASPPRRPSTAYRYLFVLGLGLMIGLIATVMVGRALQARRDPFPDSLMQVMQRQADLLLQAQQQNRCSLGDSVPRLQVLRLLSNDLDLAFPGLKDSRQFQQHASKYRADLNAALASPPTDCTALAQQVQALKDDCRACHQDFR